One Hordeum vulgare subsp. vulgare chromosome 4H, MorexV3_pseudomolecules_assembly, whole genome shotgun sequence DNA window includes the following coding sequences:
- the LOC123448015 gene encoding BEL1-like homeodomain protein 1, which produces MAAYYHGGTGTDIHQAGSDGLQTLYLMNPSYGTGGYGDAAPSGANMMLLNSSVSSMTPASFGGHQASPPPPPGQHFVGIPLQAPPSGYNLWTPTTTGIADVMSPPTQQAHGVSAVLSLSSRETPPVTVASIAGDEGRYQLGATTAASQGQVVMNSKYLRAAQELLDEVVSVSKGVDDVDAKAKSSALVKKKEDSEGLSGGGGEDGASGAKEGAPAPEMSTAERQELQMKKGKLVNMLDEVEQRYRQYHQQMASVSSSFEAVAGAGSARTYTALALRTISRQFRCLRDAIASQVRAASRALGEDCDADGLGGGLGGGRGVGSRLRYIDHQLRQQRALQQLGMMQSSAWRPQRGLPERSVSILRAWLFEHFLHPYPKDSDKIMLAKQTGLTRSQVSNWFINARVRLWKPMVEEMYLEETKEHQQQQDGGDDKDRPSGSGPAGGKSSSHADGVDDGTPRSMSMSRAVAGAGTSEGGGAVQASMLGLAGDHQAHAGFYHDEDEDGGLRRGFKKARADDLEHQPPAAFDFGALHHAQAAAAAAAAAARQQHDEVSHRELLMKFMESGGTAGARDHHQHQQDDDGAGGGYSLFAPGPYGQFGTDQSFAFAGQHGGVSLTLGLPHGTGDQTAFLMGGGSSNGADSGGSGAAGYDMNMQTTKSFAAQLMRDFVA; this is translated from the exons ATGGCAGCGTACTACCACGGCGGCACCGGCACGGACATCCACCAGGCCGGCAGCGACGGCCTGCAAACACTGTACCTCATGAACCCGAGCTACGGCACCGGTGGCTACGGGGACGCCGCGCCCTCCGGGGCCAACATGATGCTCCTCAACTCGTCGGTGAGCTCCATGACCCCTGCCTCCTTCGGCGGCCACCaggcgtcgccgccgccgccgccagggcaGCACTTCGTCGGCATCCCTCTTCAAGCGCCCCCCTCGGGCTACAACCTGTGGACCCCGACCACAACCGGCATCGCCGACGTCATGTCGCCGCCGACGCAGCAGGCGCATGGCGTGAGCGCCGTGCTCAGCCTGTCGTCCCGCGAGACGCCGCCGGTCACGGTGGCCTCCATCGCCGGCGACGAAGGGAGGTACCAGCTTGGGGCGACGACCGCGGCGTCGCAGGGGCAGGTGGTGATGAACTCCAAGTACCTCAGGGCGGCGCAGGAGCTGCTCGACGAGGTGGTGAGCGTGAGCAAGGGCGTGGACGACGTGGACGCCAAGGCGAAGAGCTCCGCCTtggtcaagaagaaggaggattcgGAAGGCCTTtccggcggcggtggggaggacgGCGCCAGCGGGGCCAAGGAAGGCGCGCCCGCGCCCGAGATGTCGACGGCGGAGCGGCAGGAGCTGCAGATGAAGAAAGGCAAGCTGGTTAACATGCTTGACGAG GTGGAGCAGCGTTACCGGCAGTACCACCAGCAGATGGCGTCGGTGTCGTCGTCGTTCGAGGCGGTGGCCGGCGCCGGGTCGGCGCGGACGTACACGGCGCTGGCGCTGCGCACCATCTCGCGGCAGTTCCGCTGCCTCCGCGACGCCATCGCGTCGCAGGTGCGCGCCGCCAGCCGCGCCCTGGGTGAGGACTGCGACGCCGACGGGCTCGGCGGCGGTCTCGGCGGCGGGCGCGGGGTCGGGTCCCGGCTCCGGTACATCGACCACCAGCTCCGGCAGCAGCGCGCGCTGCAGCAGCTGGGCATGATGCAGAGCAGCGCGTGGCGCCCTCAGCGAGGACTCCCCGAGCGCTCCGTCTCCATCCTTCGTGCATGGCTCTTCGAGCACTTCCTCCACCC ATACCCAAAGGATTCGGACAAGATCATGCTCGCCAAGCAGACCGGCCTCACCAGGAGCCAG GTGTCGAACTGGTTCATCAACGCGAGGGTGAGGCTGTGGAAGCCGATGGTGGAGGAGATGTACCTGGAGGAGACCAAggagcatcagcagcagcaggacggcggcgacgacaagGACAGGCCGTCCGggtccggccccgccggaggaaagAGCAGCAGCCACGCGGACGGCGTGGACGACGGCACTCCGAGGTCCATGTCCATGTCCAGAGCGGTGGCGGGAGCCGGGACGTCGGAGGGCGGTGGCGCCGTCCAGGCTTCCATGCTCGGGCTCGCCGGAGACCACCAGGCTCACGCGGGTTTCTaccacgacgaggatgaggatggcgGGTTGCGGCGCGGGTTCAAGAAGGCAAGGGCGGACGACCTCGAGCACCAACCGCCGGCGGCGTTCGACTTCGGCGCGTTGCACCACGCGCAGGcagccgcggcggcggcggccgcagcCGCAAGGCAGCAGCACGACGAGGTGAGCCACCGGGAGCTGCTCATGAAGTTCATGGAGAGCGGCGGCACGGCGGGCGCTAgggaccaccaccagcaccaacaagACGACGACGGGGCCGGCGGCGGCTACTCTCTGTTCGCGCCGGGGCCGTACGGGCAGTTCGGCACCGACCAGTCGTTCGCGTTCGCCGGGCAGCACGGCGGCGTCTCGCTCACGCTCGGCCTACCCCACGGTACCGGCGATCAGACGGCGTTCCTAATGGGCGGCGGCAGCAGCAACGGCGCCGACAGCGGAGGCAGCGGCGCCGCCGGCTACGACATGAACATGCAGACCACCAAGTCTTTCGCGGCTCAGCTCATGCGTGACTTCGTGGCCTAG